In the genome of Variibacter gotjawalensis, one region contains:
- a CDS encoding MOSC domain-containing protein — translation MTATIASLYRYPVKGLSPEPLERAELTAGHYFPGDRLFAVENGPSGFDAAAPEHQPKIKYLMLMRNERLAGLRTRYHDATRELSIDSEGREAARGDLSTKDGRLTIEAFFRKFMPDELRGPPKVLTAPDTYRFTDSRRGFVSILNRASIAEVEGAVGAPVDELRFRANIYLEGWPAWSEFMLIGSDLTVGGVKLRVTKRIERCAATNVDPVTAARDMNIPRTLMQAFGHTDCGIYCEVIEGGEMKLGDKIAIVP, via the coding sequence ATGACCGCGACCATCGCATCCCTGTACCGCTACCCCGTCAAGGGCCTCTCGCCCGAGCCGCTGGAGCGGGCCGAGCTGACGGCAGGTCACTATTTTCCGGGCGACCGGCTGTTCGCGGTCGAGAATGGGCCGTCCGGCTTCGATGCCGCCGCCCCCGAGCATCAGCCGAAGATCAAGTATCTGATGCTGATGCGGAACGAGCGCCTGGCCGGCCTTCGCACGCGCTATCACGACGCGACCCGGGAACTCTCGATCGACAGTGAGGGCCGAGAAGCTGCGCGCGGCGACCTTTCGACGAAGGACGGCCGCCTGACCATCGAGGCCTTCTTCCGGAAATTCATGCCGGACGAACTGCGCGGCCCGCCGAAGGTCCTCACCGCGCCCGACACCTACCGCTTCACCGACTCGCGCCGTGGCTTTGTCTCGATCCTCAACCGCGCCTCGATCGCCGAGGTCGAAGGCGCGGTCGGCGCACCGGTCGACGAACTCCGCTTCCGCGCCAACATCTATCTCGAGGGCTGGCCGGCCTGGAGCGAGTTCATGCTGATCGGCTCGGACCTGACTGTGGGGGGCGTGAAACTCCGCGTCACCAAGCGCATCGAGCGCTGCGCCGCCACCAACGTCGACCCCGTCACGGCCGCCCGCGACATGAATATTCCGCGCACGCTGATGCAGGCCTTCGGCCACACCGACTGCGGCATTTACTGCGAAGTGATCGAGGGCGGCGAGATGAAACTGGGCGACAAGATCGCGATCGTGCCGTAA
- a CDS encoding DUF1203 domain-containing protein, with translation MTVHFKALPTETVRSLQNGSADAYGLTPERRVSEGGTIPCRHCLKHVATGEPYLVLAFRPFPGLQPYAETGPIFLHAEPCEASKPTGDVPEILSSPDYIVRGYGSDDRIVYGTGEVTPTDKISTRAEELLKRDDVAYVHVR, from the coding sequence ATGACCGTGCATTTCAAAGCTCTTCCCACCGAGACCGTGCGATCCCTTCAAAATGGCAGCGCCGACGCCTACGGCCTTACGCCTGAGCGGCGAGTCTCGGAAGGCGGCACCATTCCGTGCCGTCATTGCTTAAAGCACGTCGCAACCGGCGAGCCGTATCTGGTGCTCGCCTTCCGTCCATTCCCTGGACTTCAACCGTACGCAGAGACTGGGCCGATCTTTCTTCACGCAGAGCCGTGCGAAGCAAGCAAACCAACTGGCGACGTTCCCGAAATTCTTTCGAGCCCGGATTACATCGTGCGCGGATATGGATCGGACGATCGCATCGTCTACGGCACCGGCGAAGTCACGCCGACGGACAAGATCTCGACACGAGCCGAAGAACTGCTGAAGCGCGACGACGTCGCGTACGTGCACGTCCGTTAG
- a CDS encoding MmcQ/YjbR family DNA-binding protein, translating into MNLKQYNAFCKKLPRATHSVQWSDAHVWKVGGKVFALAREDDEPFRVSFKVSDLAFEILSEQEGCKPAPYLASRGLKWIQRHGDESVDDAALKDYLREAHRLIAAKLTKRVQRELGLLAD; encoded by the coding sequence GTGAACCTCAAGCAGTACAACGCCTTTTGCAAAAAGCTTCCGCGCGCGACGCACAGCGTGCAGTGGAGCGACGCACATGTCTGGAAAGTCGGCGGCAAAGTCTTCGCTTTGGCGCGCGAGGACGACGAGCCGTTCCGGGTCAGCTTCAAGGTTTCGGATCTGGCGTTCGAGATTTTGTCCGAGCAGGAAGGCTGCAAGCCCGCCCCCTATCTCGCCTCGCGCGGACTGAAGTGGATCCAGCGTCACGGCGACGAGAGCGTCGACGATGCGGCCCTGAAGGACTATCTGCGCGAAGCCCACCGGCTGATCGCAGCGAAACTCACGAAGCGGGTTCAGCGCGAGCTTGGGCTGCTGGCGGATTAG
- the clpB gene encoding ATP-dependent chaperone ClpB — protein sequence MNFEKFTERSRGFVQSAQSLALREGHQQFGTEHLLKVLLDDPEGLAAGLIDRAGGRSREALAATEAALDKMPSVSGSGAGQVYLAPALARVFDNAEKIAQKAGDSFVTVERLLLALTMEKEGEAGKILARAGVSPQNLNTAIETLRKGRTADSASAEQAYDALKKYARDITQAARDGKLDPVIGRDEEIRRTIQVLSRRTKNNPVLIGEPGVGKTAIVEGLALRMINGDVPDSLRDKKLLSLDMGALIAGAKYRGEFEERLKAVLQEVTAAEGGIVLFIDEMHTLVGAGKADGAMDASNLLKPALARGELHCIGATTLDEYRKHVEKDAALARRFQPVFVSEPTVEDTVSILRGLKEKYELHHGVRITDAAIVAAATLSNRYITDRFLPDKAIDLVDEAAARLKMQVDSKPEELDSIDREVVRLKIEQEALKKETDAGSKDRLKRLEKELAGLEEQSATLTQRWRAEKDKLSNAQKLKSELDAARNELAEAQRRGEYQRAGELAYGKIPELEKQVKAIEEKGDKGDLVDEAVTQNHVAQVVSRWTGVPVDTMLEGEREKLLRMEQELATRVVGQADAVKAVSTAVRRARAGLQDPNRPIGSFMFLGPTGVGKTELTKALASYLFDDETAMVRMDMSEFMEKHSVARLIGAPPGYVGYDEGGALTEAVRRRPYQVVLFDEIEKAHPDVFNVLLQVLDDGRLTDGQGRTVDFRNTLIIMTSNLGAEFLVNQPDGEDTDKVRNEVMSVVRSAFRPEFLNRVDEIILFHRLKREEMGAIVDIQLARLAKLLEDRKIVLTLDKKAVAWLAEKGWDPAYGARPLKRVIQKSVQDPLAEMILAGTVRDGEKVKISEEGNVLTFNGKALQTAEITQFDPPQKRKLH from the coding sequence ATGAACTTTGAGAAATTCACCGAACGTTCGCGTGGATTTGTGCAGTCCGCACAATCTCTTGCGCTGCGTGAAGGGCATCAGCAATTCGGCACCGAGCACCTGCTCAAGGTGCTGCTGGACGATCCCGAGGGGCTGGCGGCCGGCCTCATCGACCGCGCGGGCGGACGCTCGCGCGAAGCATTGGCGGCGACCGAGGCCGCTCTCGACAAAATGCCGAGTGTTTCGGGATCGGGTGCCGGCCAGGTCTACCTGGCGCCGGCGCTCGCGCGCGTCTTCGACAACGCCGAGAAGATCGCGCAGAAGGCGGGCGACAGCTTCGTCACGGTCGAGCGGCTTCTGCTCGCGCTGACGATGGAAAAGGAAGGCGAGGCCGGCAAGATCCTGGCCCGCGCCGGCGTCTCACCGCAGAACCTCAACACGGCGATCGAAACTCTCCGCAAAGGCCGGACGGCCGACTCGGCCTCGGCCGAGCAGGCTTACGACGCCTTGAAGAAATACGCCCGCGACATCACGCAAGCCGCGCGCGACGGCAAACTCGACCCGGTCATCGGCCGAGACGAGGAAATCCGCCGCACGATCCAGGTGCTGTCGCGCCGGACCAAGAACAATCCCGTGCTGATCGGCGAGCCCGGCGTCGGCAAGACCGCCATCGTCGAAGGCTTGGCGCTGCGCATGATCAACGGCGACGTGCCGGATTCGCTGCGTGACAAGAAGCTGCTGTCGCTCGACATGGGCGCGCTGATCGCGGGCGCGAAGTATCGCGGCGAGTTCGAGGAGCGGCTGAAAGCCGTGCTGCAGGAAGTGACTGCGGCCGAAGGCGGCATCGTGCTGTTCATCGACGAAATGCATACGCTGGTCGGCGCCGGTAAGGCGGACGGCGCGATGGATGCGTCGAACCTGCTGAAGCCGGCGCTTGCGCGCGGCGAGCTGCACTGTATCGGCGCGACCACGCTCGACGAGTATCGAAAGCACGTCGAGAAGGACGCTGCGCTCGCGCGGCGCTTCCAGCCAGTGTTCGTCTCCGAGCCGACCGTCGAAGACACGGTTTCGATCCTGCGTGGCCTGAAGGAGAAGTACGAACTCCACCACGGCGTGCGTATCACGGACGCTGCGATCGTCGCGGCCGCGACGTTGTCGAACCGTTACATCACGGACCGGTTCCTGCCCGATAAGGCCATCGATCTCGTCGATGAAGCAGCGGCGCGTCTGAAGATGCAGGTCGACTCGAAGCCGGAAGAGCTCGACTCGATCGATCGCGAAGTCGTGCGTCTGAAGATCGAGCAAGAGGCGCTCAAGAAGGAGACCGATGCGGGCTCCAAGGATCGCCTTAAGCGGCTCGAGAAGGAACTCGCGGGTCTCGAAGAGCAGTCGGCGACGCTGACGCAGCGCTGGCGTGCCGAGAAGGACAAGCTTTCGAACGCGCAGAAGCTGAAGAGCGAACTCGATGCAGCGCGCAACGAACTCGCGGAAGCGCAACGCCGCGGCGAATATCAGCGTGCCGGTGAGCTCGCCTACGGCAAGATCCCGGAGCTCGAGAAGCAGGTCAAAGCGATCGAGGAGAAGGGCGATAAGGGCGATCTGGTCGACGAGGCCGTGACGCAGAACCATGTCGCGCAAGTCGTCTCGCGCTGGACCGGCGTTCCGGTCGACACGATGCTGGAAGGAGAGCGGGAGAAGCTGCTGCGCATGGAGCAGGAGCTGGCCACGCGCGTCGTCGGCCAGGCCGATGCGGTGAAAGCAGTTTCGACCGCGGTGCGTCGTGCCCGTGCGGGCTTGCAGGATCCGAACCGGCCGATCGGCTCGTTCATGTTCTTAGGCCCGACCGGCGTCGGCAAAACCGAGCTGACCAAGGCGCTCGCGTCGTATCTGTTCGACGACGAGACCGCGATGGTGCGCATGGATATGTCGGAGTTCATGGAGAAGCACTCCGTGGCGCGACTGATCGGTGCACCTCCGGGCTATGTCGGCTACGACGAGGGTGGTGCGCTGACGGAAGCGGTGCGGCGGCGGCCCTATCAGGTCGTGCTGTTCGACGAGATCGAGAAAGCGCATCCGGACGTGTTCAACGTTCTGTTGCAGGTGCTTGACGACGGCCGTCTGACCGACGGTCAGGGTCGCACCGTCGATTTCCGCAACACGCTGATCATCATGACGTCGAACCTCGGCGCGGAATTCCTCGTCAACCAGCCGGATGGTGAGGACACCGACAAGGTCCGCAACGAAGTCATGAGCGTGGTGCGTTCAGCGTTCCGTCCGGAATTCTTGAACCGCGTGGACGAGATCATTCTCTTCCATCGTCTCAAGCGGGAAGAGATGGGCGCGATCGTCGATATCCAGCTCGCACGTCTCGCGAAGCTTTTGGAAGATCGCAAGATCGTTCTCACGCTCGACAAGAAGGCTGTCGCTTGGCTTGCCGAGAAAGGTTGGGATCCGGCCTATGGCGCGCGCCCGCTCAAGCGCGTGATCCAGAAATCAGTGCAAGACCCGCTCGCCGAAATGATCCTCGCCGGCACCGTGCGTGACGGCGAAAAGGTCAAGATTTCGGAAGAAGGCAACGTGCTCACCTTCAACGGGAAGGCGTTGCAGACCGCCGAGATCACGCAGTTCGATCCGCCGCAGAAGCGCAAACTGCACTGA
- a CDS encoding GntR family transcriptional regulator → MRLDISSRLQAGRLHEALTGQIVDQHYKAGERLGLGALAEEFAVSLPPLRAAAARLARDGLVTLSPCGEYFTVTSPPDAAWMEELLSYRLLIETSAVGLIARQRPTETLRRMRAAVRADVTGESLTFGAFRMMHDADKEFHAAIVEGTGNRVTIRAYRDLQPHLHYARLFYSGAARNCRVMNEHGAIVVAVERGEAANAEQALRAHIEETHAFATAFDPAALFRQALGQTP, encoded by the coding sequence ATGCGCCTCGATATTTCGAGCCGACTGCAAGCCGGGCGCTTGCATGAGGCTCTGACCGGCCAAATCGTCGACCAGCATTACAAGGCCGGCGAACGGCTCGGGCTTGGCGCTTTGGCAGAAGAATTCGCGGTTTCGCTTCCCCCGCTGCGAGCCGCTGCCGCGCGGCTGGCGCGGGACGGCCTCGTGACGCTCTCACCTTGCGGGGAGTATTTCACCGTCACTTCGCCGCCCGATGCCGCGTGGATGGAAGAGCTTCTCAGTTATCGATTGCTGATCGAGACATCGGCCGTGGGGCTGATCGCCCGACAGCGGCCGACCGAGACGTTGCGGCGCATGCGTGCGGCGGTGCGCGCGGACGTGACCGGCGAATCGCTCACGTTCGGCGCGTTCCGGATGATGCACGATGCCGACAAAGAATTTCACGCCGCCATCGTTGAAGGGACGGGCAACCGCGTCACCATCCGCGCGTATCGCGACCTGCAGCCGCATCTGCACTACGCGCGTTTATTTTATAGCGGTGCGGCGCGGAACTGCCGCGTGATGAACGAGCACGGTGCGATTGTTGTTGCGGTCGAGCGCGGCGAGGCGGCCAATGCCGAGCAAGCGTTGCGTGCCCACATCGAGGAAACGCACGCATTCGCCACGGCGTTCGATCCGGCGGCGTTGTTTCGGCAAGCGCTCGGACAAACGCCATGA
- a CDS encoding GntR family transcriptional regulator: MTLTDEARGHQAISRRGLADQIYDVLLGRIIEQHYGPGAKLNIDALARELGVSSSPVREALAKLAAVKLAVANSYVGYSIAPVPDNAWFEEAWRFRSLMEPWAAGEAAIHRPADEIARMHASMDSLRELLTDAPRVSRPSGIPAENYAIFKTDVMFHRAVLHASRNRVMIRSFEEMNVHLQFARLAREMPERVVRVTIAEHEAVVDAIERGDSEAAKAAMANHLLQSRMRVGTALEGGSLA, from the coding sequence ATGACGCTGACGGACGAGGCGCGGGGACATCAGGCCATCTCTCGCCGCGGTCTTGCGGATCAGATTTACGATGTTTTGCTCGGGCGCATCATCGAGCAGCATTACGGCCCTGGCGCTAAGCTGAACATCGATGCGCTTGCACGCGAGCTTGGCGTCAGTTCGTCTCCGGTGCGCGAGGCATTGGCGAAGCTCGCCGCCGTCAAACTTGCGGTTGCCAATTCATATGTCGGCTACTCGATTGCACCGGTGCCCGACAATGCGTGGTTCGAGGAAGCTTGGCGTTTCCGTTCGCTGATGGAGCCGTGGGCTGCGGGCGAAGCTGCAATACATCGCCCGGCCGACGAGATCGCGCGCATGCACGCGTCGATGGATAGTTTGCGCGAGTTGCTGACGGATGCTCCGCGCGTCAGCCGGCCGAGCGGCATCCCGGCTGAGAACTACGCGATCTTCAAGACCGACGTCATGTTTCACCGCGCGGTGCTCCACGCATCGCGCAACCGCGTGATGATTCGGTCGTTCGAGGAGATGAACGTGCATCTCCAGTTCGCGCGGCTGGCGCGTGAGATGCCGGAGCGCGTCGTGCGCGTGACGATCGCGGAGCATGAAGCTGTCGTCGATGCGATCGAACGCGGCGATAGCGAAGCCGCGAAAGCCGCGATGGCGAATCATCTTCTGCAAAGCCGGATGCGCGTCGGCACCGCGCTCGAAGGCGGATCGCTGGCTTAA
- the hrpB gene encoding ATP-dependent helicase HrpB, whose amino-acid sequence MEFSTSLPIDAALPALQDALRDKTAAVLVAPPGAGKTTRVPLALLDAPWVGSGKIIVLEPRRIAARAAAERMAKTLGEKVGDTVGLRVRFSSQVSKRTRIEIVTEGVFTRMILDDPSLDGVAAVLFDEFHERSLDADMALALTLDAQSGLREDLRILVMSATLDGARVAKLLGDGAPVVESEGRAFPVETRHLGRDQRAPIERQMTDAILRALDNEPGSVLAFLPGAGEIRRTETFLRERLSDPSISVVPLYGALDRDVQDAAIQPLPKGTRKVVLATSIAETSITIDGVRIVIDCGLARVPRYEPDVGVTRLETVRVSRAAADQRRGRAGRTEPGICYRLWDEPQTASLAAFAEPEIRSADLTSFVLDLAQWGVTEPTQLRFLDPPPAPALKEAQNLLRTLGALDAGNRITDEGRALQKLPLPPRLARMIVDAAREGAGTRAADIAAIVSERGLGGDSVDLVARLDGLRRDRSKRGDDARRMAKRWAEMAGASRDTDQETSAGEILSLAYPERIAKNRGNTGAFLLANGRGAQLDPTSPLARESYLTVAELTGSAAQSRIVLAAPITLAEIETRFGDRIEKRNEITFDPNTKSLRGRVQRRLGAIALSDATQKVTPNDETVRVLTDGIVALGLSQLPWSEALTQWRDRVMFLRTAEGDEWPDLSDAALAASAHEWLAPVLADKTALSQLGADDLSEALHQRLDWSLRRKLDTDAPTHFEAPTESRFRIDYANPAGPSVAVRVPELYGLTQHPSVAGGRVPIVLELLSPAHRPVQVTRDLPGFWRGSYAAVRTEMRGRYPRHPWPEDPTSAPPTRRAKPRGT is encoded by the coding sequence ATGGAGTTCTCGACGTCCCTCCCCATCGACGCAGCACTGCCCGCGCTGCAGGACGCGCTGCGCGACAAAACGGCCGCCGTCCTCGTCGCTCCGCCGGGTGCCGGCAAGACGACGCGCGTGCCGCTCGCGTTGCTCGATGCGCCATGGGTCGGGAGCGGCAAAATCATCGTCCTCGAACCGCGCCGGATCGCGGCCCGCGCCGCCGCCGAACGAATGGCAAAAACGCTCGGCGAGAAAGTCGGCGACACGGTCGGCCTGCGCGTCCGTTTCTCATCGCAAGTGTCGAAACGCACGCGCATCGAGATCGTCACCGAGGGTGTTTTCACCCGCATGATCCTCGACGATCCGTCGCTCGACGGGGTCGCGGCCGTGCTCTTCGACGAATTTCACGAGCGCTCGCTCGACGCCGATATGGCGCTCGCGCTGACCCTCGACGCACAAAGCGGCCTGCGCGAAGATCTGCGCATCCTCGTGATGTCGGCGACGCTGGACGGTGCGCGCGTCGCGAAACTCCTCGGCGATGGCGCACCGGTCGTCGAAAGCGAGGGCCGCGCATTTCCGGTCGAGACGCGCCATCTCGGCCGCGATCAGCGCGCGCCGATCGAGCGCCAGATGACCGACGCAATTCTGCGCGCACTCGACAACGAGCCGGGCTCGGTTCTCGCATTTCTGCCCGGCGCCGGCGAAATCCGCCGCACCGAAACTTTTCTGCGCGAACGGCTGAGTGACCCATCCATAAGCGTCGTTCCGCTCTACGGCGCGCTCGACCGCGATGTTCAAGACGCTGCGATCCAGCCGCTACCAAAGGGCACGCGGAAAGTCGTGCTCGCAACGTCCATCGCCGAAACCTCAATCACCATCGACGGCGTGCGCATTGTGATCGATTGCGGCCTCGCGCGCGTCCCGCGTTACGAGCCCGATGTCGGCGTCACACGCCTCGAAACCGTGCGCGTGTCGCGTGCCGCGGCCGATCAGCGTCGCGGACGCGCCGGCCGCACCGAGCCAGGCATTTGCTATCGCCTGTGGGATGAACCGCAGACCGCATCGCTGGCGGCCTTCGCCGAGCCCGAAATCCGCAGCGCCGACCTCACATCCTTCGTGCTCGACCTCGCACAATGGGGTGTCACCGAGCCAACGCAACTGAGATTCCTCGATCCGCCACCAGCGCCGGCTCTGAAGGAAGCTCAGAACCTACTGCGCACACTCGGCGCGCTCGATGCCGGCAATCGCATCACGGACGAAGGGCGCGCACTGCAGAAACTGCCGCTCCCGCCGCGCCTCGCGCGTATGATCGTCGATGCGGCGCGCGAAGGCGCCGGCACACGAGCCGCCGACATCGCAGCGATTGTCTCGGAACGCGGTCTCGGCGGCGACAGCGTCGACCTCGTCGCGCGTCTCGACGGCCTGCGCCGCGATCGATCGAAACGCGGCGATGATGCGCGGCGCATGGCGAAGCGCTGGGCCGAAATGGCCGGCGCCTCGCGCGACACTGATCAAGAGACATCAGCCGGCGAAATACTTTCGCTCGCTTATCCGGAACGCATCGCGAAAAATCGCGGCAACACCGGTGCGTTCCTGCTCGCCAACGGGCGCGGAGCGCAACTCGATCCGACCTCTCCGCTCGCGCGCGAAAGCTATCTCACCGTGGCGGAACTGACCGGCAGCGCGGCGCAAAGCCGCATCGTTTTGGCGGCACCGATCACGCTCGCCGAGATCGAAACGCGATTCGGCGATCGCATCGAGAAGCGCAACGAGATCACCTTCGATCCGAATACGAAATCGCTGCGCGGACGTGTTCAACGTCGGCTCGGCGCAATCGCGCTCAGCGACGCGACGCAAAAAGTCACGCCGAATGATGAAACCGTACGCGTCCTGACCGACGGCATCGTCGCGCTCGGACTTTCGCAGCTCCCGTGGAGCGAAGCGCTGACGCAGTGGCGTGACCGCGTGATGTTTCTGCGCACCGCCGAGGGCGACGAATGGCCCGATCTCTCCGACGCCGCACTCGCCGCGTCGGCGCACGAATGGCTCGCGCCTGTGCTCGCCGACAAGACGGCGCTCAGCCAACTCGGTGCCGACGACTTGTCCGAAGCACTACACCAGCGTCTTGATTGGTCGCTGCGCCGAAAACTCGATACCGACGCACCGACGCATTTCGAAGCGCCGACCGAATCGCGCTTCCGGATCGACTACGCGAACCCAGCGGGCCCAAGCGTTGCGGTCCGCGTGCCAGAACTTTACGGCCTCACCCAACATCCGTCCGTCGCGGGTGGCCGCGTCCCGATCGTTCTCGAACTACTGTCGCCGGCGCATCGCCCCGTGCAGGTGACGCGCGATCTGCCCGGATTTTGGCGCGGCTCCTATGCGGCTGTCCGCACCGAGATGCGCGGCCGCTACCCGCGCCACCCCTGGCCCGAGGACCCAACGAGCGCACCGCCAACACGCCGCGCGAAACCGCGCGGTACTTAA
- a CDS encoding M23 family metallopeptidase: MRQRAEPDQFDLGDDPPLSADGVAAGTIDRRRVSLRWYSGTILSGLCGAALMGGAVYGALDGEAIFAATPQRIETRRETSSDRPILALRKSDKISTETAVSEGPVARQVLRVQTASQVGERETVRVRPYVRVATNLALSVSDISSGAANFSPRATAPTPTPQVDEPPASDEQDATITMRELAPVLMRANIKVVLPAEDVLTRVRDAASWSGGAAGGTVMAGAPTTGPMAYASEASVDPYAGLGIRVVPENITRLSKTPAGQPTGGSSMVNEKVIVAKKGDSITTLLKDLGATEGEASAIASALGARGRDGALRDGQKIRVLLSPVARTTRVQPVRVIVMGETSPEVVVALSDIGKYVSVDVQSADTQVADNKGPSKDDDEEEEDNGGGVRLQQSIYETALRQGVPRPLIDAFVRVYSTDINFQRKVQPGDSLELVYPGEDDSGATNDKTELLYASLTIGGETRRYYRFLAPDDNVVDYFDEGGKSSKKFLVRKPIDGGAMRSPYGWRRHPILGYSKMHTGVDWAAPRGTQIYASGNGVIEKAGWEGGYGKYIRVKHANGYETAYGHMSGFARGISVGTRVRQGQLIGYVGSTGLSTGPHVHYEVLVNGRFVDPVRIKLPRGRALEGNAMASFERERAKIDAIINRSPTEATEAQQTRRREASSRRR, encoded by the coding sequence ATGCGACAGCGGGCCGAGCCGGATCAATTTGATCTCGGCGACGACCCACCGCTGTCCGCCGATGGCGTTGCTGCCGGCACGATCGACCGCCGCCGCGTCTCCCTGCGTTGGTATTCCGGAACAATCCTGAGCGGACTCTGCGGCGCGGCTCTCATGGGCGGCGCTGTTTACGGCGCGCTCGACGGCGAAGCGATTTTTGCCGCGACGCCGCAGCGCATCGAGACACGTAGGGAAACGTCGTCCGACCGCCCAATTCTCGCGCTGCGAAAATCCGACAAAATCAGCACCGAAACCGCCGTTAGCGAAGGCCCGGTCGCGCGCCAAGTTCTGCGCGTGCAGACAGCCTCGCAAGTCGGCGAGCGCGAAACCGTTCGCGTGCGCCCTTATGTGCGCGTCGCAACCAACCTCGCCCTCTCGGTTTCCGATATCTCATCCGGCGCCGCGAATTTCAGCCCGCGTGCCACGGCACCGACACCGACACCGCAAGTCGACGAACCGCCGGCGAGCGACGAACAGGACGCGACCATCACGATGCGCGAACTCGCGCCGGTGTTGATGCGCGCGAATATCAAAGTTGTCCTTCCGGCAGAGGATGTTCTAACGCGCGTGCGTGACGCCGCGAGCTGGAGCGGCGGCGCCGCCGGCGGCACCGTCATGGCCGGCGCACCGACCACGGGCCCGATGGCTTATGCGTCGGAAGCATCCGTCGACCCTTACGCGGGCCTCGGCATTCGCGTCGTCCCGGAAAACATCACGCGCCTCTCGAAGACGCCGGCAGGTCAGCCGACCGGCGGCAGCTCGATGGTCAACGAGAAGGTCATCGTCGCCAAGAAGGGCGACAGCATCACGACGCTGCTGAAGGATCTCGGCGCCACCGAAGGCGAAGCGTCCGCAATCGCCAGCGCGCTCGGCGCGCGCGGCCGCGACGGTGCTCTGCGCGACGGCCAAAAAATTCGCGTCCTCCTCTCGCCGGTCGCACGAACGACGCGCGTTCAGCCGGTCCGCGTCATCGTCATGGGCGAGACATCGCCGGAAGTTGTCGTCGCGCTCTCGGATATCGGCAAATACGTCTCCGTCGACGTCCAGTCGGCGGACACGCAGGTCGCCGACAACAAAGGCCCGAGCAAGGATGACGACGAAGAGGAAGAAGATAACGGCGGCGGCGTTCGCCTGCAGCAGAGCATTTACGAAACCGCTCTGCGCCAGGGCGTTCCACGCCCACTCATTGATGCGTTCGTTCGCGTCTATTCGACCGACATCAACTTCCAGCGCAAGGTGCAGCCGGGCGATTCGCTCGAACTCGTCTATCCGGGTGAAGACGACAGCGGCGCGACCAACGACAAGACCGAGTTGCTCTACGCATCGCTCACCATCGGCGGCGAAACGCGCCGTTACTACCGCTTCCTCGCGCCCGATGACAACGTCGTCGACTACTTCGACGAAGGCGGCAAAAGCTCCAAGAAATTCCTCGTCCGCAAACCGATCGACGGCGGCGCGATGCGCTCCCCGTATGGTTGGCGGCGTCACCCGATCCTCGGCTACTCGAAAATGCACACCGGCGTTGACTGGGCCGCGCCGCGCGGCACGCAAATCTACGCATCCGGTAACGGCGTGATCGAAAAGGCCGGCTGGGAAGGCGGCTACGGCAAATACATCCGCGTCAAACACGCGAACGGCTACGAGACCGCTTACGGCCACATGTCCGGCTTCGCACGCGGCATCTCGGTCGGAACCCGCGTCCGCCAAGGCCAGCTGATCGGCTATGTCGGCTCGACCGGTCTCTCCACCGGCCCGCATGTCCACTACGAGGTGCTCGTCAACGGCCGCTTCGTCGATCCGGTCCGCATAAAGCTGCCGCGTGGCCGCGCCCTCGAAGGCAACGCAATGGCATCGTTCGAGCGCGAGCGCGCCAAGATCGACGCGATCATCAATCGTTCGCCGACCGAAGCGACCGAGGCACAGCAGACGCGCCGCCGCGAAGCATCGAGCCGCCGGCGCTAA
- a CDS encoding cupin domain-containing protein, with translation MVFVIDRATWTENTTHWQGEIEGAAYGMPYSIIFFGKDAIGSGPRLHTHPYLETFIVRTGRALFTLGDKEIEATAGQVLVAPAGTPHKFKNLGPGLLETIDIHASDRFETTWLEQS, from the coding sequence ATGGTTTTCGTGATCGACCGTGCAACTTGGACCGAGAATACAACCCACTGGCAGGGTGAAATCGAAGGCGCGGCTTACGGCATGCCCTATTCGATCATCTTCTTCGGCAAAGACGCCATCGGCTCAGGTCCTCGCCTCCACACGCATCCGTATCTCGAAACATTCATCGTCCGCACCGGACGCGCGCTATTCACGCTCGGCGACAAGGAGATCGAGGCGACAGCCGGTCAAGTGCTCGTCGCTCCGGCAGGCACTCCGCACAAGTTCAAGAATCTCGGCCCCGGCCTGCTGGAGACCATCGACATCCACGCGAGCGACCGCTTCGAAACAACGTGGCTAGAGCAATCTTAA